A section of the Nitrososphaerota archaeon genome encodes:
- a CDS encoding proline--tRNA ligase: protein MSKESPGITVSKSQDFSEWYTQVVLKAELADYAPVKGLIVLRPDGYAIWESIRETLDKKFKATGHKNGFLPVLIPESLLAKESDHFAGFNPEVFWVTHSGENEIGDRLALRPTSETLAYSMYSKWIQSWRDLPLKINFWNTALRAEIKATKPFLRTSEFLWQEGHTVHATREEAEKEVLDILDIYKKTVEEELAIPVITGKKSDKEKFVGAVYTTTMESIMPDGKALQMGTSHFLGQNFSKPFEVKYLDKNNSETFAWQTSWGVSWRLIGAMIMIHGDDKGLVLPPRVAPIQVVIVPIYYNDKDSDRVNVEADKVEKILKEKGLRVHVDRRDQLTPGFKYNEWEMRGVPLRIEIGPKDIDKNKVMYATRHIKQKVDLPMEKISSEIDGILQKIQDEMFEASKRLLTQKTIQTSEYSEFRAAIESGNFVDAGWCGRRECEEKIKEDTMADIRVIPFNAQNSGKCAYCKGASVTNAVFGRAY from the coding sequence TTGAGCAAAGAAAGTCCCGGGATTACAGTATCAAAGAGCCAAGACTTTTCTGAATGGTACACCCAAGTGGTACTCAAGGCAGAACTTGCAGACTATGCGCCAGTCAAGGGACTAATCGTACTGCGACCAGACGGATATGCTATTTGGGAATCTATTCGAGAAACACTGGACAAAAAATTCAAGGCAACTGGACACAAAAATGGCTTCTTGCCAGTATTGATTCCAGAGTCATTACTTGCAAAAGAGTCTGATCATTTTGCAGGATTTAATCCTGAGGTATTTTGGGTTACTCATTCTGGTGAAAACGAAATCGGTGATAGATTAGCACTGCGGCCAACTTCTGAAACACTGGCATATTCAATGTATTCAAAGTGGATCCAGTCCTGGCGTGATTTGCCGCTGAAAATCAATTTCTGGAACACTGCACTTCGGGCAGAAATAAAAGCAACAAAGCCATTTTTGAGAACATCGGAATTTCTCTGGCAGGAAGGCCACACAGTACACGCAACGCGGGAAGAGGCGGAAAAAGAAGTGCTGGACATTTTGGATATTTACAAAAAGACGGTTGAAGAAGAACTCGCAATTCCAGTAATTACTGGCAAAAAAAGTGACAAGGAAAAGTTTGTAGGAGCTGTATACACTACCACCATGGAGTCGATTATGCCTGATGGAAAGGCACTACAAATGGGTACATCGCATTTTCTAGGACAAAATTTCTCAAAGCCGTTTGAGGTAAAGTATCTGGACAAAAACAATTCCGAGACATTTGCATGGCAAACATCATGGGGCGTGTCATGGAGATTAATTGGTGCAATGATAATGATACACGGTGATGATAAGGGTCTAGTGTTGCCACCAAGAGTAGCGCCAATCCAAGTGGTCATAGTACCAATATACTATAATGACAAAGATTCAGACAGGGTCAACGTAGAGGCAGACAAGGTAGAGAAGATTCTCAAGGAAAAGGGCTTGCGAGTCCATGTCGATAGACGCGACCAACTAACACCTGGCTTCAAGTACAACGAATGGGAGATGCGTGGAGTGCCACTACGAATAGAAATTGGTCCCAAAGACATTGACAAAAACAAAGTCATGTATGCAACACGCCACATCAAGCAAAAGGTGGACTTACCAATGGAGAAAATATCATCAGAAATTGACGGAATTTTGCAGAAAATCCAGGATGAAATGTTTGAAGCATCCAAGAGACTACTAACTCAGAAAACCATCCAGACATCAGAATATTCCGAATTCAGAGCTGCTATCGAGTCCGGTAACTTTGTTGATGCTGGTTGGTGTGGAAGGCGCGAATGCGAGGAAAAGATCAAAGAAGACACCATGGCGGACATTAGAGTGATTCCGTTTAATGCGCAAAATTCTGGAAAATGCGCATACTGTAAAGGCGCAAGCGTTACAAATGCAGTCTTTGGCCGGGCATATTGA
- a CDS encoding carbon-nitrogen hydrolase family protein yields MIKLGIAQTVATRTNEEGIKQASYLLERLGKNEADIVCLPEQYLTDNKIDDFEATLSPFAKIAKQYSMSVIAGAFYTKSGTRQTISAPVIDGTGQFIGVQDKIHPFDYEKDDVKPGVEAKVFSTKCKFGVIICYDMVFSDVAETMVKKGVEVLFSPARIVRRGIHPWHLYCQTRSLENRIPILAANTQTPKFGGKSIIVDLEESDGVMIPKTKVTVGQGIRLESFDLGKYEKSRKIRYSDHKKFS; encoded by the coding sequence ATGATAAAGCTGGGCATAGCGCAAACCGTCGCAACACGCACCAACGAAGAGGGGATCAAGCAGGCATCGTACCTCCTAGAACGTCTAGGCAAAAACGAGGCAGATATTGTGTGTCTGCCTGAGCAATACCTGACAGACAACAAAATAGATGACTTTGAGGCTACGCTTTCACCCTTCGCCAAAATAGCAAAACAATATTCCATGAGTGTTATTGCAGGTGCATTTTACACAAAATCAGGCACAAGGCAGACCATTTCCGCACCGGTAATTGACGGTACTGGGCAGTTTATTGGAGTCCAGGACAAGATTCACCCGTTTGATTATGAAAAAGATGATGTAAAGCCGGGAGTTGAGGCCAAGGTATTTTCAACAAAATGCAAATTCGGCGTAATAATTTGCTACGACATGGTGTTTTCCGATGTTGCAGAGACTATGGTCAAAAAGGGAGTAGAGGTGTTGTTCTCGCCAGCCAGAATCGTTCGGCGTGGAATACACCCATGGCATCTGTACTGTCAAACACGCTCACTGGAAAACAGAATACCAATACTTGCTGCAAACACGCAGACGCCTAAGTTTGGCGGAAAAAGCATCATTGTAGACTTAGAGGAAAGTGATGGAGTCATGATACCAAAAACAAAGGTAACGGTAGGGCAAGGAATCAGGCTGGAATCATTTGACCTTGGGAAATACGAAAAATCCCGTAAAATCAGATATTCAGATCACAAAAAATTTTCCTAG
- a CDS encoding ABC transporter ATP-binding protein, producing the protein MSEILQVENLVKHYSKKNFFGKEISLVKAVDDVSFSIREGETLVLAGESGSGKSTIAKLILHVIPSDSGKIVFDGMDISNDSQSLKKIRTGIQMVYQDPYDSINPQMKVKDIISEPLEIHKIGNSKERQEMVGQVLHEVKLEPAEEIMEKYPHMLSGGQRQRIVLARALVLKPKMIIADEPVSMLDVSIRAEVLELMNELRQKHYISFLYITHDLATAKYFGQKIAILHEGKIVESGPIDEVLFSPKHPYTQALIDAISEPDPNNLNREKKIRAFS; encoded by the coding sequence GTGAGCGAAATACTGCAGGTTGAGAATCTAGTAAAACATTATTCGAAAAAAAATTTCTTTGGAAAAGAGATCTCATTAGTAAAAGCAGTGGACGATGTTTCTTTTTCCATACGAGAGGGAGAAACTTTGGTCTTGGCAGGTGAGTCAGGCTCAGGCAAGTCCACAATTGCTAAACTTATCTTGCACGTAATACCTTCTGATTCTGGAAAAATAGTCTTTGATGGTATGGATATTTCTAATGATTCCCAGTCGCTGAAAAAGATCCGAACCGGAATTCAGATGGTCTACCAGGACCCGTATGATTCTATAAATCCACAAATGAAGGTGAAGGACATAATTTCAGAGCCGCTTGAAATCCACAAAATTGGAAATTCTAAAGAAAGGCAGGAAATGGTTGGCCAAGTTTTGCACGAAGTAAAGCTAGAGCCGGCTGAAGAGATAATGGAAAAATATCCACACATGCTATCAGGTGGCCAGCGACAAAGAATTGTTCTTGCAAGAGCATTAGTCCTAAAGCCAAAAATGATCATAGCGGATGAGCCTGTGTCAATGCTTGATGTTTCAATTAGGGCCGAGGTGTTGGAATTGATGAACGAGCTCCGGCAAAAACACTACATCTCGTTTTTGTATATTACTCATGATCTAGCAACTGCCAAGTACTTTGGGCAAAAAATCGCCATTTTACACGAGGGCAAGATAGTAGAGAGTGGGCCGATTGATGAGGTCTTGTTTTCTCCAAAGCATCCCTACACACAGGCGCTAATTGATGCAATTTCAGAGCCTGATCCAAATAATCTGAATAGAGAAAAGAAGATTCGGGCTTTTTCATAA
- a CDS encoding PEFG-CTERM sorting domain-containing protein gives MNKTIAALAAILFAVGFSYAHAEESEKESFASALEETLGHLHALELNLDDSNSELARTHATHPIAELYESMKPELQEHDADFDAKFKSALTNLAGKTVGAPREEAQAAIDEMKSLVDEARMLVVGEDLSSDPHFRLALVSTLVETAGAEYAEAVEDGTITEMVEYQDGSAFVWRAQQIFDEIKGDLPEHEAEEIEEFFADLDSAIKDIAPEKNVQIYVEGIEHEAAEILGEESEEGGLHAYFEGIEHHLAEVKETFADGDSDAALAHATKAYLDNYEFLEAPIAQHDKELMEEIDIMMREELRDMIKAGASTDEINSQVDAILVKLEEAEALLPMEEHEEHEEEHDGIMAPLKQIESGVAPEDVECGEYMELIFKKSTGSPACVKSETAERLVQLGWGTRQ, from the coding sequence ATGAATAAAACTATTGCAGCACTAGCGGCAATACTTTTTGCAGTAGGCTTCTCCTATGCACATGCAGAAGAATCTGAAAAGGAATCGTTTGCATCTGCACTGGAAGAAACACTTGGACACCTACATGCACTTGAGCTGAATCTGGATGATTCCAATTCAGAGCTGGCAAGGACTCATGCAACACACCCAATTGCGGAATTGTATGAATCCATGAAGCCAGAACTACAGGAACATGATGCAGACTTTGATGCTAAATTCAAATCCGCATTGACAAATCTTGCAGGCAAGACAGTGGGTGCTCCAAGAGAGGAAGCACAAGCAGCAATTGATGAGATGAAGTCTCTAGTTGATGAGGCAAGAATGCTCGTAGTCGGCGAAGATCTGAGCTCAGATCCTCACTTTAGGCTGGCACTAGTCAGTACTCTAGTAGAGACTGCCGGAGCAGAATATGCAGAGGCAGTAGAGGATGGTACCATAACCGAGATGGTCGAATACCAAGATGGCTCGGCATTTGTCTGGCGAGCACAGCAAATCTTTGATGAAATCAAAGGTGATCTGCCAGAACACGAGGCAGAGGAAATCGAGGAATTCTTTGCAGACTTGGATTCCGCAATCAAAGACATTGCACCAGAAAAAAATGTGCAAATCTATGTTGAGGGAATCGAGCACGAGGCAGCCGAAATCCTAGGGGAAGAATCCGAGGAAGGTGGACTGCATGCATATTTTGAGGGAATCGAGCACCACCTAGCAGAAGTCAAAGAGACTTTTGCAGATGGTGATTCAGATGCAGCTCTTGCACATGCAACCAAAGCATACTTGGACAATTACGAATTCCTTGAAGCACCAATTGCACAACATGACAAAGAACTCATGGAAGAAATCGATATCATGATGCGCGAGGAACTCCGTGACATGATAAAGGCAGGCGCATCTACTGATGAGATAAACTCACAAGTTGATGCAATTCTAGTCAAGCTAGAAGAGGCCGAAGCCCTACTCCCGATGGAAGAACATGAGGAACATGAAGAAGAACATGATGGTATAATGGCGCCACTCAAACAAATCGAATCTGGTGTAGCGCCAGAAGATGTTGAGTGTGGTGAATACATGGAGTTAATCTTCAAAAAATCCACAGGTTCTCCTGCTTGTGTTAAATCAGAAACTGCAGAAAGACTAGTACAACTTGGCTGGGGAACCAGACAATAA
- a CDS encoding proteasome assembly chaperone family protein — protein sequence MAPKLLVKETKPISIEGGYLIDGFPSVGFTSAIASESLMHGNDYELVGFVDSYDFPTVSILKDGVPSYATRIYVSPSLKVGVFSSYLTVSEPYHRTIAKMMLLWAKKHKCSLVVSSSPMNLADNDKKQTIAAGSTQEAREKIKQAGMMVLQNGTIPGIPGELLNQGMLYGQNVIVVLVNVDEAGPDFGSSADLCIAMSKILPGVSCDLSMMRKQAEVAEKQIKETEKETRALRGSMYG from the coding sequence ATGGCCCCAAAGTTATTGGTCAAGGAGACCAAGCCAATTAGCATAGAGGGAGGATATCTCATCGATGGATTTCCATCAGTAGGATTTACCAGCGCAATTGCAAGCGAGTCACTGATGCACGGAAATGATTATGAGTTGGTCGGATTTGTCGACTCTTACGATTTTCCAACTGTATCAATACTAAAGGACGGAGTTCCTAGCTATGCAACCAGAATCTACGTCAGCCCGTCACTAAAGGTTGGAGTGTTTTCATCATATCTGACAGTTAGCGAGCCGTATCACAGAACAATTGCAAAAATGATGCTGCTTTGGGCAAAAAAGCACAAGTGTTCTTTAGTGGTCAGCTCATCGCCTATGAACCTAGCAGATAATGACAAAAAACAGACAATTGCGGCCGGAAGCACCCAAGAGGCGCGAGAGAAAATAAAGCAGGCCGGAATGATGGTACTGCAAAATGGCACGATTCCCGGAATTCCAGGGGAGCTGCTAAACCAGGGAATGCTGTACGGCCAAAACGTCATTGTTGTTTTGGTGAACGTGGATGAGGCAGGTCCAGACTTTGGATCTAGTGCTGACTTGTGCATAGCAATGTCCAAGATTCTGCCTGGAGTGTCATGTGATCTATCCATGATGAGAAAGCAGGCCGAAGTAGCAGAAAAACAGATCAAGGAAACAGAGAAGGAAACGAGGGCGCTGCGCGGCTCTATGTACGGCTAG
- a CDS encoding chromosome segregation protein SMC: MVHIKKVEIYGFKSFGFTNTTVGFEPGLVSISGPNGSGKSNILDAIIFALGENKPKIMRVDKLRSLIHDIEGNKRGTKMARVSLHFDNSDRKIPVDSNAVVITREMGEDGENVYYLNQKQTNRNQILDLLEVANASLNQLNAVQQGTVTRISEFTAEEKRTVIEDLIGLAYFDEKKSESIRQLEDADRRLEVALARMDEIKKRIDELEAERNQKLRHEFINFELGRLHAISASNKMKVIQVEKVSKERSMHSLVSESKKLDEERILVKKEISELESQKFTFMSEVNTYNQAKASIDLELSQAMQIYESANTEAITKSRRIEQINARLPTIASDLDSLHQARLSIEVQSTEQKIILSKIREDKNLIYEQIKSVESELSTVYKQQAHVISQRKEIDNKIQGLTQKLNHAKVEFAKLESEINDSKSKIESNKNRLTEIAAESAKLATLKSRLETIIENHKATVSELRGRISEHTGKHDKIEHDIDELNFILEKATKAAAQYDAKIRVVKSIMHEDYTIAHLKEHREELGIEGLVYEMISWDKEYERAILAAASDWIKSFVVQDFGTLISLAEVARAKKLPKLKIIPLEAIPKFSLTVPKDPNVLGILSDYVKCDAKYAPLLTFLFGNVLLVKNQDSALRLSKSGYKTVTIDGEFFEAKTSAAVIDINSKISKVTKIISMSTSVEGLHQSISLLKKYILKKRLSIKKVDGIIQNYRERLSISETGLANADISYSDLKLKVSTIEKTKSQLESRISHLTKQIEKITLDHSKEESLIASLEERITLMHENYADGENHRIASELNRVNEKRSELMARQSSIVNEMREKESQIGTLSAQELGEKTKMQNLREEQSSLNHEKYEIETRLNQIAKDKELASENLIKLREKEQNLIATSGTSISKLQEFDDRLSLLNEKERLVTREINALERQSDSLSRDIRDIIENEAKVQKVLEKYGYQEITETFEVDSMLSALESEMNSLTSKLNATAPQTFVEISTGYRSMSDRKNELEEERNAIVRFIEEIDKDKRQTFLEAFDRVDKEIRDAFHTMTGGEAWLELQNEDDIFNSGISYLIQFPNKPKRESTSISGGEKTLAAIVFVLALQKLKPSVFYLFDEVDAHLDAPNSEKLAKIIEQRSAGSQFIMVSLKDSVVQKAKLIYGVFPKNGVSHVVTYKDKRMPSITS, from the coding sequence TTGGTTCATATCAAAAAAGTAGAGATCTATGGCTTCAAGTCATTTGGATTTACAAACACCACGGTCGGCTTTGAGCCTGGATTAGTATCAATATCTGGGCCAAACGGATCCGGCAAGAGCAACATTCTGGATGCGATCATCTTTGCGCTCGGCGAGAACAAGCCAAAAATCATGAGAGTGGACAAGCTTCGTTCACTAATTCACGACATAGAGGGAAACAAGCGTGGAACCAAGATGGCTCGTGTATCACTACACTTTGATAATTCGGATAGAAAGATCCCAGTTGATTCTAATGCAGTTGTAATCACAAGAGAAATGGGCGAGGACGGCGAAAATGTGTATTATCTAAATCAAAAGCAGACAAACCGCAACCAGATTCTGGATTTGCTCGAAGTAGCAAATGCTAGTCTGAACCAACTAAACGCAGTCCAGCAGGGAACAGTAACTAGGATTTCAGAGTTCACTGCAGAAGAAAAGCGAACAGTAATTGAGGATTTAATCGGACTAGCATACTTTGATGAGAAAAAGTCTGAGTCCATCAGACAACTAGAGGACGCCGACAGAAGACTCGAAGTGGCATTGGCAAGAATGGATGAAATCAAAAAGAGAATTGACGAGCTGGAAGCAGAGAGAAACCAAAAACTCAGGCACGAATTCATCAACTTTGAGCTTGGAAGGTTGCACGCAATCTCGGCTTCAAACAAGATGAAGGTAATCCAAGTGGAAAAAGTATCCAAGGAACGCTCCATGCATTCGTTGGTATCTGAATCCAAAAAGCTCGACGAAGAGCGTATACTGGTCAAAAAGGAGATCTCTGAGCTTGAATCACAAAAATTTACTTTCATGAGCGAGGTTAACACCTACAACCAGGCAAAGGCCTCAATTGACTTGGAATTATCACAGGCAATGCAGATCTACGAGTCAGCCAATACTGAAGCTATCACCAAATCCCGAAGAATAGAGCAGATCAATGCAAGATTACCTACTATAGCATCAGACCTGGACTCGTTACACCAAGCCAGATTGAGCATTGAGGTTCAGAGTACAGAACAAAAAATAATATTATCAAAAATCAGAGAAGACAAAAACCTTATCTATGAACAAATAAAATCAGTTGAATCAGAATTATCGACGGTATACAAGCAACAAGCACATGTAATTTCGCAAAGAAAGGAAATTGACAACAAAATCCAAGGGTTGACACAAAAGCTAAATCACGCCAAGGTGGAATTTGCAAAACTAGAATCTGAAATCAACGATTCCAAATCCAAAATAGAGTCAAACAAAAATAGACTGACAGAAATCGCTGCAGAGTCAGCCAAGCTTGCAACACTAAAGTCAAGACTTGAGACTATAATAGAAAACCACAAGGCAACAGTTTCAGAACTGCGTGGAAGAATCTCAGAGCATACAGGAAAACATGACAAAATAGAGCACGACATCGACGAGCTAAATTTCATTTTGGAAAAAGCAACAAAGGCAGCTGCTCAATATGATGCAAAAATCAGAGTAGTCAAAAGCATAATGCACGAAGATTACACGATAGCGCACCTCAAGGAACACCGCGAGGAGCTTGGAATAGAGGGCCTAGTATATGAGATGATATCTTGGGACAAGGAATACGAGCGTGCAATTTTGGCTGCGGCATCGGACTGGATTAAGTCCTTTGTAGTCCAGGACTTTGGAACACTGATTAGCCTTGCAGAAGTGGCAAGAGCAAAAAAACTTCCCAAACTCAAAATCATCCCACTGGAGGCAATCCCCAAGTTTTCTCTGACTGTACCCAAAGACCCAAACGTACTTGGGATATTGTCTGATTACGTAAAATGCGATGCAAAATACGCACCACTACTGACATTTTTGTTTGGCAACGTGTTACTAGTAAAAAACCAGGATTCCGCATTACGACTATCAAAGTCTGGTTACAAAACAGTAACTATTGATGGAGAGTTCTTTGAGGCAAAGACATCTGCAGCGGTAATTGACATTAACTCAAAGATATCAAAGGTCACAAAAATAATCTCAATGAGTACCTCCGTTGAAGGACTGCACCAGTCAATATCACTACTCAAAAAATACATTCTCAAAAAGCGGCTGTCAATCAAAAAAGTGGACGGAATAATCCAAAACTACAGGGAGCGACTCTCAATATCCGAGACAGGCCTTGCAAATGCAGACATCAGCTATTCTGATCTGAAGCTAAAGGTATCAACAATAGAAAAGACAAAATCACAACTAGAATCCAGAATCAGTCATCTGACAAAACAAATTGAAAAAATAACACTAGATCACTCCAAGGAGGAGTCACTCATTGCATCCCTAGAAGAGAGAATAACATTGATGCATGAAAACTATGCAGACGGGGAAAACCATAGGATTGCATCAGAACTTAACAGGGTAAATGAGAAACGTTCTGAGCTCATGGCACGCCAGTCTAGTATTGTAAATGAGATGCGAGAAAAAGAATCCCAGATAGGGACACTATCTGCACAAGAACTGGGAGAAAAGACAAAAATGCAAAACCTACGAGAAGAGCAATCCTCACTGAATCATGAAAAGTACGAAATAGAAACTCGACTAAACCAAATCGCCAAAGACAAGGAATTGGCAAGCGAAAACCTAATCAAACTGCGTGAAAAAGAGCAAAATCTCATTGCCACCTCTGGGACATCAATATCAAAACTACAGGAGTTTGACGACAGATTATCACTACTCAACGAAAAAGAGAGACTGGTAACACGAGAGATTAACGCACTAGAGCGCCAGTCTGATTCACTTTCACGCGATATTCGGGATATAATAGAGAATGAGGCAAAAGTACAGAAGGTTCTAGAAAAATATGGATATCAGGAAATAACTGAGACATTTGAGGTGGATTCAATGTTATCTGCACTGGAATCCGAAATGAATTCGCTGACATCAAAGCTGAACGCAACTGCGCCCCAGACATTCGTAGAGATATCAACAGGTTATCGTTCCATGTCGGACAGAAAGAACGAGTTAGAAGAGGAGCGAAATGCCATTGTGAGATTTATAGAAGAAATTGACAAGGATAAGCGCCAGACATTCCTAGAGGCATTTGACAGGGTAGACAAGGAAATCCGGGATGCATTCCATACTATGACTGGTGGTGAGGCCTGGCTGGAGCTGCAAAACGAAGACGATATTTTCAATTCCGGCATATCATATCTGATACAGTTCCCGAACAAGCCAAAAAGAGAATCAACGTCAATTTCTGGTGGAGAAAAAACTCTTGCGGCAATTGTATTTGTCCTGGCACTCCAAAAACTAAAGCCGTCTGTGTTTTACCTGTTTGATGAAGTGGATGCGCACTTGGATGCTCCGAACTCTGAAAAACTCGCTAAAATAATAGAGCAGCGCTCTGCTGGAAGCCAGTTCATCATGGTATCTTTGAAGGATTCAGTAGTGCAAAAGGCCAAGCTGATTTACGGCGTCTTTCCAAAGAACGGTGTCTCGCATGTGGTGACATACAAGGACAAGCGTATGCCGTCCATTACGAGCTAG